The Melitaea cinxia chromosome 30, ilMelCinx1.1, whole genome shotgun sequence sequence aaagcagtattatttagctgtgatcttccgtaaggtcgagatactttcGCGGtcagaataaatattttttattttacgtgaAACACATCTGATCATGAAAACAATCTGGAACAGGTACATCAGAGTCAAATAAGACTGTTCTCAAGTAGTCGAAATGAAAACTaaaaccaacaaaaaataactaCTTTATTCAAGAAGGCttcaaaatgattttaatcGTTATTTGACTGATactgctatgtggttacggcagtgaagaatatagccaccacctctcttcctgtgggtgtcgtgagaggcgactaagggataacacagttccattaccaccttggaatttaaaaagccgaccgatggcgggataaccatccaactgctgcccagcgtggtgactagggacaaaacgcatgagttcacgccgcttttggcgtgaacttgtggaggcctatgtccagtagtggattgcGATTGGCTGAAGTGATTTGACATATGAGTCGTGGTGAATTAAGATCGAATCCTTCTCCTAAAAAGAGAACGAGACCTATGATGGCAGCGGgttgttacaggctgaaacatGATAGATGAGGTCGAGAGCGTTGTGTTCCTGAGTAAGTTAGAGAGCTCCTGAACAGGGTAggaggtagggtcggcagcgCGTTTGCCGTGCTTCTGGTGTCGAAGGCGTAGGCAAATCAATAGTTAATGACGTGTGACGAATGACCGTATCTTATTATAATGTTCCAAAGCGAACATGAACATCAATCATTTATTACGTTATGTATTGTATTCTCGAACATTGTTATGTGTGCGTACAACTAACGTCAAATGaatatagaaattttaaatatgttcaaTAGTCATCTTTTAAGGTAGGCAACATAGAGcatgtgttttaggtaacaacgGAATGATatggctatttttttaataaatatacatgttaCACCCAAACTTGGGTCAAAAGTCGAATACACAGCCCCctgcagaaagcagggccactgcaaactgcgccaacgcgctattcgatatttgtaaataaacctATGTGTCCACCATAATTATAGACACATTAGTTGGCCTGGAAGATATCACTAAGTTAGTGATAAGGCATGCatgtcatatttttaaccgacgtcaataaaggaggaggttttcaattccacgatactttttttgttgtgtcacttcataactttttactgggtggatcgatttcgatgattattttctttaatcgaggtctgacgagtactttttgagttatctctgataaagcgtttttatttgacgacgcgttagcgcagtgCTCACGTCACTGGTTGGTGCGCTAGCGGTCgaaggttcgatccccgcagatGACAAaagtttgtattggccatacagatattagTTGTGGTCTGGGTGATTGtgcttgtttgttgtgtgtgtgtttccagacccgtAAGGTCCTACTACCgtttgagtgtgaagcgtttattataattttttcgtctacctacgaattttttcatctacttattttgttttactggtcgatgtaattgaagtctgatttttttcgtttacaagtGTTGTTATTTAATCTAATACGGTCAgagtatagaaaaataaattattatatactgtttCTGTAGTTATCAACGGCTTACTAAtttatcacatcatcatcacagcagcttttcgcagtccactactggacataggcctccactcatgtgttttgcccatagtcaacacgctaggcaggcgggttggtgaccgcagggctggctttgtcgcaccaaagacgctgctgctcctctttggcctgtgtatttcaaagccagcagttggatggttatcccgccatcggtccgctttttaagttccaaggtagtagtggaactgtgttgtcccttagtcgcctcttacgacacccacgggtagagaggggtggctatattctttaacgccctaaccacacagcataatagCTTACTaatttaacttctatttattcaGGGTCATGTCTCATCGTGCCGGGAGAGGTGCCATCTATACTTGATACAGCGTTTCTTCCTCCATTCAAGAAAGGTAATTgcttgattccgccaatgtcacgtagagtcaGAGGTGCAGCAAGAGAGGGGGtcagggggagggggggggggggggtaattATACCCCGGGCACTACTCACAAAAGGGTGGAAAATGGTcctcaaaacaaaaaactgcTGGACAtgttatatggttttcgaaagCGAGGGGGTACTAAAAAGATATTCAGCCCTATAGATACAGGTATTTAGCCCTATATGATTGTTCAGTACTAATGCAATgaaaaatatgtcaaaaataattataatgcatgaaaaaatatttttaataatttagtacgAATATACAAGGTGTTATTAAAATTGGCGTCCTTCCGTTTAGGGTCATATAGAGATACATGGAGGCATACCATAGCTGAAAttatacgtttcagcctgtaataacccactgctgggcataggcctctttcatgtacgagaaggatcagagcttaatccaccacgctgctccaatgcggtttggcggatatattcccaacaAACAGCGACAGTTTGCGGGTACAattcctgctcgggatggatatttatattcgtagaaaaatttctttacggtttggatgtctgttctcgtgggtctccccactgtgcctcggagagcacgttaagctgctggtcacggttgttatcataagcacctgatagcgatcgttactcatagtagggaacatagcTACCAACGtgaagtggagcagcgtggtttaAGACCCAATCCTTCACCTACATTAAGAAAAAGGACTCCCTGCAGTGGAaactaattattactttattgaaaAGTTTactgaaaagttttttaaacatttttgaatatcatatcaaaaattgaccgttccagcggagatagaacccgcgtctccgactggccgtgtcggcgctctagccaattaagctatggaacgatgtacccgctagaacgaaatttttgatatgatgattttatattcggtctaagcgaacgttttttgtttgtttgtttaaacaaaaaGGTTGAAAAGGTCTTATTGTATTGGACAGCCCATTTACCGTAGAAGGCTATAGGATGTTTTTTCCTTAATTTGACGCGTGCAAAATTAGCAAGTAGTATCTATTacatataaaagattttaaCGGGAGTGAAGCTGggattaaagttttatttaaaacattattaaaataatgctaAAGCACATACATATGATGAAATATCTCTTTCTTACTCTCtgtaaataattgattaattgtCTTCGTTTTAATTTCTAcggaatgtaataaaattttgtggttttaatttggtttaatttaataaccTTAAAAGTTCCACTGACTTCTTAACTTAGGATACTATAGGATTGTCGTTGAGATTGTTCAGAGATAAGTCGGATAgttcccatggaggagaagtctggccttttcgccgaggccagcctgtcgctggacgGATCCTGTttcctgcagatccgggacggACCCCGGGGCCTGtccaataaaaatgaatgataaTTAATGGCCTTCATGAAAATTGTAGGCTGCTACTACtgtatcctactaatattataaacgcaaaAGTTTGTATGTGTGGATGTAATGGATGTATGtaatgtttgttcctctttcacggaAAAACTAccaaatggattttaatgaaagtttacaataatatacatagtttacacattagaataacacataggctataatttttaaagatagtgtgtgaattgtctaaaatataacgataattgtcaagtaagtcggaaaaatcTGCCATCTTCAATCTATTCTAGCGTACGCTgaaaaaactgtagagtttatacgtatataatgtataagaaaaatgtttatCTTTATTAGTCATACAAAAAGTCCCCGACAGcgtatatctatcttttatgagtaagccattatcgctaAAATAGTGAACCatacatacaataataattgaaaatatacttatttctaatgtaacaaattgatttttatatcgcagaattaattttgatgaatttttgtataaatatagatattgagaagataataaactactcgaagtacttactaatcctgcgcagacgaagtcgtggATACCAGCTAGTCTAGTATATTAGTAGAATATTTGTTAGATAACCTatctgattttatatttatgattactTTTCTGTATTTAGGAGCCATGGTATTTGCTGTCATGACCCATAGTCCACATTGATATATACAATTTAgcccttttttaaccgacttccaaaaaaggaggaggttctcaattcgactgcattttttatttatttttatttttatgtatgttacatcagaacttttgaccgtgtggaccgatttcgacaatcttttttttaatcgaaaggtggtgtgtggtcaattggtcccatttaaatttatttgagatctaacaacgacttttcgagttatatctaataatgcatttttacttaacggttttttcgtcgacctacgttgtattataccgtataactttctactggatgtaccgattttgataattctttttttgttggaaaggggatatccttagtttggtaccatcataaggaaactaggatctgatgatgagatcccagattaatcgagggaaactttcgaaaatccgcaataactttttactgggtgtaccgatgttaataatttttaatttaatcgaaagttgatgtttatcatgtggtcacatataaattttatcgagatctgataactactttttgagtaatctttgataacgcgtagttacttgactattttttcgtcaatctacgagtacgttgtattactcgttaatgtaattgatgtcggttttttttcgtttgcgagcaaacacaattatttaaatttgacataAAGCGCGTTAAAAACCTCTAGCTTTTCTCTTTTCCTCTtgtatttattaaccgacttcaacaaaggaggaggttactccaTTCGACATATCGACATCGTTTATAAGCCGATTTTGATTGGAactgataatgcgtattaacttgactatcttttcgtctatctacgttgtattacttgtcaattgtgtaattgaagtcgttttttttcgtttatcagcaaacacaattatatgcctgatatttataaaaaagacttGCTAgactattaatttaatattgttcacattttttttaggcACAGACTCTAAGGCAGGCTTCGGCTTCGCGTTCGGCAACCACGCGGACTTCCAGGTCGTGTTGGAGCTGGGACCCCAGATTAACACAATGCCTTTAAGTGAGTAGTCATAATTAGCACACCAAACTCTATGCCCCCAAACTCTATGACCCAATTAAACCACAAAATACTTGTGTCTTTGTGTTATTGTtgtaaacttttaatatatGCATGATTACAGCCAGTCAACCGTTTCCTAAAAACAGTAACTCGAACAAGATAAGACAAGCTCCGGTGTTAGCAACGATGAAAATAGACAATAGGGAAaaggtaaatatattataacgtcaaaacaattattatagtaCGAAAAACCGTAAGGGTTTTTAGaccttttaaattgaaataataatacttaaaacacTGAAAAAATAGCAACACGTTTATTTGTGAAATCACTATTAAAATCTCTTAGGCGTTATACACAAGTTTTTTGAAATGTGATGTAATAgtttccatttaaattatatttgcgtacggatgtgtatatttttacgtatattggtatttaaaatatctatatgtCTGATTTTCTTACAATAGCTTAAGGTTTGAACGGGAAAATGAGACAAAAAACGTTCTTAACCattctattaatataataaaattagtgtttGAAATGAATGCATCTTCaggatttattatttaaagcaaaTAATAGAGTTGAAATTGCTCAATTGTTAGGATCGAACTTAAAATGTGACGGGTACATATCGTAGCTAGGTCTCCATTTCTCGTTTTTGATATTTGAGGACAGTTTGTTGAAAAAATCTACAGTTGTTATATACCTTTATTTCATAAAGGGGTAACCAGAAGTTCTTTAGATTAACCCATCAACTCTTCAGCTatgttatattagtatagattatatgtatgtatctgaCTGTCTATATGTGTACGTATTTGTTCCTCAACCTGCGCGGCGACCGCTCGTCTATCGCATATGATCGCGGTATCTTTATTGCGACCATTTATTTTCCATAATCTGTACTGCCTGTACTAATAAATAGTACATTATCatatctatgtttatatgtatataactatttattgcttctgtattgattattatttattatactttgatattttctttcttctttgaatttttgttttgttttcttttagcGAATACAACAACCGTATTCTACAATATAATTGCAAGATTAGATGCAGTGTTAGATAGAATAAAGTTACAAATTCTGCGCATCTAAAATTAACATCAAATTCTAATtctaatgctttttttttaaattaccaataaataaataaatacgataatacatttaaattacttcCTTTATTACAGAATGTCGAATCAGACGCTGGAAACTACCTCCAAAACTGGGCACAGAGGatgaaatcaaaacaaaaaatagtcagACAATTGGAAAAACCTACTGACGTACACAATCTGGAAGAAACCAAAGTGGAATCAgttaaaaatgagaaaaaaagaTATGAAATACAACTACCAAAACCAGGGTACATTGCACAGTTCATTCTGGAGAGCTTAAAGAAAATCTACGGCCAGAATAAAAAAGAAGCGAAGAAGATGGTAGAAGAAAAGAGAATTAAAGATGTTAAGAAGATAACAGAAGATTTGTCTAACGTTGATATGGATTGATTGAACCATTTGTTatgggttttttattttttgttgtttcattAATACTGTTTCAAGTTTGGATTTTTTGGAATGGCAGTTAATTTAAAACGTTACAAAGTATTCTTTATGTATACATtatgcaattattttattttatgggaCAAATAATTGTAAAGACCATCCCCgattgtcgtggtctgggcgtttgtgcttgtgttctGTGAACACGGACCCCCGACCCAGGATTCATTTTCTATTAGGGTCAAGCATTctcttattttcttattattattattgaatataaaaatacaatcataaAACTACATCAAAATCGATTTAGTGTCAGATTGATAAACAAACAAGATCTTAAGcagttatttcataaaataaaaataaaaaatactaaaagtcCATGTTAACGAGATATGGTGCGAAGGTAAATAGGCGAACAaacacgtatgtatgtatgtaaaacaaAATCTCTTCACTTACGACGTCGGAGGGGCACTTACAAGCAATTTATTAAGAGATAAACGTTTTATGGTCCAAGTTACAAGATGTAGCCGgcgattgattttaaaataataatatattatataaaactaccTGACCTAGCTAACAtcgtaccgccatatttttttctatttcgcAACAAAAATATCGTGgtcattaattgaaataaaatatagtttatattttagtcTGGAATAAGTTACACATCTGtgcaaattttcattaaaatcgttcCAGTAGTTTCGGGACAAAAatcgtgacacgagatttatatgtatatagttctcccgcgaccatggttgctgtaaagtatccataacgtcgggcatctaaataacttaataaaccgcgataaaatccgaaaaagttgtttcaatgTATAGAAATCGATAGATAAAGCTTACTCGGTGCAGaattacatagatgataaagatgtttggacttagtgacgctgtatttcacgcaagatattaaaaattttgtattaagacacaaatattatttaaaaaaaaagagtttgtgcgaagtttcttgccgattcttctctgcagagcCTACATTCTGaatctaccaccgattcgaTGTACACCGTACcaccaaatcggtggtagctttacttttatgatagttaaaatctttattgttaaaattacgatttgaaagtgcttttaaacatttttgaatatcatatcaaaaattgaccgctccagcgggattcgaacccgcgtcttcgacataccgtgtcgacgctctagccaattaagctatggaacgatatactcgccagagcgaaacttttgatatgatgatttttactttcggtttaagcgaaccgtggcgccgtctatagtgagttctttacagagactcgtaactattcaaagtttcatattacaatgaaaatctttgacaggagacgacaccatgctatttttaatatgtacgatttttatttttgtgttacccacaattaggaattctaaacatttttgaatatcatatcaaaaattgaccgctccagcgggattcgaacccgcgtcttcgacataccgtgtcgacgctctagccaattaagctatggaacgatatactcgccagagcgaaacttttgatatgatgatttttactttcggtttaagcgaaccgtggcgccgtctatagtgagttctttacagagactcgtaactattcaaagtttcatattacaatgaaaatctttgacaggagacgacaccatgctatttttaatatgtacgatttttatttttgtgttacccacaattaggaattctaaacatttttgaatatcatatcaaaaattgaccgctccagcgggattcgaacccgcgtcttcgacataccgtgtcgacgctctagccaattaagctatggaacgatatactcgccagagcgaaacttttgatatgatgatttttactttcggtttaagcgaaccgtggcgccgtctatagtgagttctttacagagactcgtaactattcaaagtttcatattacaatgaaaatctttgacaggagacgacaccatgctatttttaatatgtacgatttttatttttgtgttacccacaattaggaattctaaacatttttgaatatcatatcaaaaattgaccgctccagcgggattcgaacccgcgtcttcgacataccgtgtcgacgctctagccaattaagctatggaacgatatactcgccagagcgaaacttttgatatgatgatttttactttcggtttaagcgaaccgtggcgccgtctatagtgagttctttacagagactcgtaactattcaaagtttcatattacaatgaaaatctttgacaggagacgacaccatgctatttttaatatgtacgatttttatttttgtgttacccacaattaggaattctaaacatttttgaatatcatatcaaaaattgacccgcttaaaccgaaattcgattgattcgcttaaaccgaaagtaaaaatcatcatatcaaaagtttcgctctggcgagtatatcgttccatagcttaattggctagagcgtcgacacggtatgtcgaagacgcgggttcgaatcccgctggagcggtcaatttttgatatgatattcaaaaatgtttagaattcctaattgtgggtaacacaaaaataaaaatcgtacatattaaaaatagcatggtgtcgtctcctgtcaaagattttcattgtaatatgaaactttgaatagttacgagtctctgtaaagaactcactatagacggcgccacggttcgcttaaaccgaaagtaaaaatcatcatatcaaaagtttcgctctggcgagtatatcgttccatagcttaattggctagagcgtc is a genomic window containing:
- the LOC123668156 gene encoding uncharacterized protein LOC123668156, which translates into the protein MIDEVESVVFLRSCLIVPGEVPSILDTAFLPPFKKGTDSKAGFGFAFGNHADFQVVLELGPQINTMPLTSQPFPKNSNSNKIRQAPVLATMKIDNREKNVESDAGNYLQNWAQRMKSKQKIVRQLEKPTDVHNLEETKVESVKNEKKRYEIQLPKPGYIAQFILESLKKIYGQNKKEAKKMVEEKRIKDVKKITEDLSNVDMD